One genomic segment of Blattabacterium sp. (Blaberus giganteus) includes these proteins:
- the hisIE gene encoding bifunctional phosphoribosyl-AMP cyclohydrolase/phosphoribosyl-ATP diphosphatase HisIE, with the protein MIDFKKGLIPVIVQDSKTDKVLMLGYMNQEAYKKSINEKKVTFYSRSKKRLWTKGEISKNYLFIEDILIDCDEDTLLIKAKPAGPICHQGSDTCWKEINNKNFLFHLENIISHRINKKKENSYIYQLSKKGINRISQKLGEETVELIIESKDDNQNLFLNESADLLFHYLILLKKKGFEIQDVINILENRHSKSY; encoded by the coding sequence ATGATAGATTTTAAAAAAGGGTTAATTCCTGTTATAGTTCAAGATTCAAAAACCGATAAAGTGTTAATGTTAGGTTATATGAATCAAGAAGCTTATAAAAAGAGTATTAATGAAAAAAAAGTAACTTTTTATAGCAGATCTAAAAAAAGATTATGGACTAAAGGAGAAATTAGTAAAAATTATCTTTTTATTGAAGATATATTAATAGATTGTGACGAAGATACATTATTAATTAAAGCAAAACCAGCAGGGCCTATTTGTCATCAAGGTTCGGATACGTGTTGGAAAGAAATAAACAATAAAAATTTTTTATTTCATTTAGAAAATATAATATCGCATAGAATTAACAAAAAAAAAGAAAACTCTTATATATATCAATTATCAAAAAAAGGAATCAACAGGATATCCCAAAAATTAGGAGAAGAAACAGTAGAACTTATCATTGAATCTAAAGATGATAATCAAAATTTGTTTTTAAATGAATCTGCAGATTTACTTTTTCATTATCTCATTCTTTTGAAAAAAAAGGGATTCGAAATACAAGATGTCATTAATATTCTTGAAAACAGACATTCGAAATCTTACTAA
- the hisF gene encoding imidazole glycerol phosphate synthase subunit HisF, with the protein MLAKRIIPCLDIKNGRTVKGVNFKHLKDAGDPIQLVCWYTKQGADELIFLDITATNEKRKTLISLVKDISRHINIPFTVGGGIKEERDVELLLNAGADKISVNTAAFKNPNLLEHFSKRFGSQCIVLAIDTKYEKNEWWVYLNGGRISTQMKTLDWAKEGTNRGAGEILLTSMNHDGTKNGFALDITKKISENISTPVIASGGAGKLEDFYKIFEKGKADAALAASIFHYREIEIPKLKFYLNHLHIPVRREEGQ; encoded by the coding sequence ATGTTAGCTAAACGTATCATCCCTTGTTTAGATATAAAAAACGGAAGAACAGTAAAAGGAGTAAACTTCAAACATTTAAAAGATGCTGGAGATCCAATACAACTTGTTTGTTGGTATACAAAACAAGGAGCAGATGAATTAATATTTTTGGATATCACAGCTACAAATGAAAAACGTAAAACATTAATTAGCTTAGTGAAAGATATTTCTCGTCATATTAATATTCCTTTTACGGTTGGTGGAGGAATTAAAGAGGAAAGAGATGTAGAACTTTTGTTAAATGCGGGAGCAGATAAAATATCTGTAAACACTGCTGCTTTTAAAAATCCAAACCTTTTAGAACATTTTTCTAAAAGATTTGGAAGTCAATGTATTGTATTAGCTATTGATACTAAATATGAGAAAAATGAATGGTGGGTATATTTAAATGGAGGAAGAATTTCTACTCAAATGAAAACCTTAGATTGGGCTAAGGAAGGAACCAATAGAGGAGCAGGAGAAATATTATTAACTTCAATGAATCATGATGGAACAAAAAATGGATTTGCATTAGATATTACCAAAAAAATATCTGAAAATATTTCCACCCCAGTTATTGCTTCAGGTGGAGCTGGAAAATTAGAAGATTTTTATAAAATATTTGAAAAAGGAAAAGCAGATGCTGCTTTAGCTGCCAGTATATTCCATTATAGAGAAATAGAAATCCCAAAATTAAAATTTTATTTAAATCATCTTCACATCCCTGTAAGAAGGGAAGAAGGGCAATAG
- the hisA gene encoding 1-(5-phosphoribosyl)-5-[(5-phosphoribosylamino)methylideneamino]imidazole-4-carboxamide isomerase — protein MDIIVAIDLIDGKCVRLIQGDFKRKKIYNNNPLEMAFLLENHGISRLHLVDLDGAKKGKVIHWKILEKIAKHTHLIIDFGGGIHSEEDIRTVFESGGHMATVGSVAVQKPFLLKEWIYTYGGDKILLGIDVKNNKIAINGWTKFIEFPFLDFLQEKSNHGVKKIFCTDISRDGVLSGPSFILYKKIIEKFPDIEFIASGGISTMDDVDKLFNLGCSGVIVGKAIYENKISLSHLKNWKKKRNNNN, from the coding sequence ATGGATATTATAGTAGCTATAGATTTGATTGACGGTAAATGTGTTCGATTAATACAAGGAGATTTTAAAAGAAAAAAAATTTATAATAACAACCCATTAGAAATGGCTTTTTTATTGGAAAATCATGGAATTTCTAGACTTCATTTAGTAGATTTAGATGGAGCAAAAAAAGGAAAAGTTATTCATTGGAAAATTTTAGAAAAAATAGCAAAACATACACATTTAATTATAGATTTTGGAGGAGGAATTCATTCTGAAGAGGATATACGAACTGTATTTGAAAGTGGAGGACATATGGCTACTGTTGGAAGCGTAGCAGTTCAAAAACCTTTTCTTTTAAAAGAATGGATTTATACTTATGGAGGAGATAAAATATTATTAGGGATAGATGTTAAAAATAATAAAATAGCAATAAATGGATGGACTAAATTCATTGAATTTCCTTTTTTAGATTTTTTACAGGAAAAAAGTAATCATGGAGTTAAAAAAATTTTTTGTACAGACATCTCTAGAGATGGAGTTTTATCAGGTCCTTCTTTTATTTTGTATAAAAAAATTATCGAAAAATTTCCAGACATTGAATTCATTGCAAGTGGAGGAATTAGTACCATGGATGATGTAGACAAATTATTTAATTTGGGTTGTAGTGGAGTTATTGTTGGAAAAGCTATATATGAAAATAAAATATCATTATCTCATCTAAAAAATTGGAAAAAAAAAAGAAATAATAATAATTAA
- the hisH gene encoding imidazole glycerol phosphate synthase subunit HisH, whose product MKTIIIKYPAGNVQSVLFSLERIGVQAKVTDSKESIQNAEKIILPGVGEANFAMKYLKEKKLDLLLSKLEQPVLGICLGMQLLCKYSEESSTTCIGIFDLLVKKFQSSDKNEKIPQIGWNTIHKLKGPLFENIPNGSYQYFVHSYYVPLGKYTTAKTEYIVTYSAALQKNNFYAVQFHPEKSSYVGHKILENFIRL is encoded by the coding sequence ATGAAAACGATTATCATAAAATATCCTGCAGGAAATGTGCAATCGGTTCTTTTTTCTTTAGAAAGAATAGGAGTACAAGCAAAAGTAACAGATTCCAAGGAATCAATTCAAAATGCAGAAAAAATTATTTTGCCTGGTGTTGGAGAAGCTAATTTTGCTATGAAATATTTAAAAGAAAAAAAATTGGATTTACTTTTGTCAAAATTAGAACAACCTGTATTGGGAATATGTTTGGGCATGCAATTACTTTGTAAATATTCAGAAGAAAGCAGTACTACATGCATAGGTATTTTTGATTTATTAGTAAAAAAATTTCAATCTAGCGATAAAAATGAGAAAATTCCTCAAATAGGATGGAACACAATTCACAAACTGAAAGGTCCTTTATTTGAGAATATACCAAATGGTAGTTATCAATATTTTGTTCATAGTTATTATGTCCCTTTAGGAAAATATACTACGGCAAAGACAGAATATATAGTCACTTACAGTGCCGCATTGCAAAAAAATAATTTTTATGCTGTACAATTTCATCCAGAAAAATCTTCTTATGTAGGACATAAAATATTAGAAAATTTTATTCGATTATAA
- the hisB gene encoding bifunctional histidinol-phosphatase/imidazoleglycerol-phosphate dehydratase HisB, with amino-acid sequence MKKILFIDRDGTIILENHTTYQIDSIDKINFYPKIIFFLSKIVQELNYDLVMVSNQDGLGTDQFPDKIFWPIHNHILNILKTEGINFISVHIDKTFPEEKSINRKPEIGMLKNYLKSDYYNISESFVIGDRLTDVLLAKNLGCKSIWIKNSPHYKNLTQEEKNYLSNIDEKDLKKTISLKTDSWEKIYEYLSSITTKKFVHQRTTLETNVKITISLYGKGRTHIQTGLRFFDHLLQQIAFHGSIDLNIQTKGDLCIDDHHTIEDTGITLGEIFYQSLGNKKGIERYGFYSLPMDESLSTIALDLGGRSQLFWKVKFLREKIGKISTEMFSHFFKSFSLSARCNLHIHAIGKNDHHKIESIFKCFGKAIKMAIQKNSSTKIPSTKGIV; translated from the coding sequence ATGAAAAAAATATTGTTCATTGATAGAGACGGGACTATTATATTAGAAAACCATACAACTTATCAAATTGATTCTATTGATAAAATCAATTTTTATCCAAAAATTATATTTTTCTTGTCAAAAATAGTGCAAGAACTAAATTACGATTTAGTAATGGTATCTAATCAAGATGGTTTAGGAACAGATCAATTTCCTGACAAGATTTTTTGGCCTATACATAATCATATATTAAATATTTTAAAAACTGAAGGCATAAATTTTATTTCTGTTCACATAGATAAAACTTTTCCAGAAGAAAAATCAATCAATAGAAAACCTGAAATAGGAATGCTAAAAAATTATTTAAAATCAGATTATTACAATATTTCCGAATCTTTTGTCATTGGAGATAGATTAACAGATGTTTTATTAGCTAAAAATTTAGGATGCAAATCTATATGGATTAAAAATAGTCCTCATTATAAAAATTTAACACAAGAAGAAAAAAATTACTTGTCTAATATAGATGAAAAAGACCTAAAAAAAACAATATCCTTAAAAACGGACAGTTGGGAAAAAATTTATGAATATTTATCATCCATCACAACTAAAAAATTCGTTCATCAAAGAACGACATTAGAAACAAATGTTAAAATTACTATTTCTCTTTATGGAAAAGGAAGAACTCATATTCAAACAGGACTTAGATTTTTTGATCATCTTTTACAACAAATAGCATTTCATGGTTCTATAGATTTGAATATTCAAACTAAAGGAGATCTTTGTATAGATGATCATCATACTATAGAAGATACTGGAATTACTTTAGGTGAAATTTTTTATCAATCTTTGGGAAATAAAAAAGGAATAGAACGTTATGGATTTTATTCTCTTCCTATGGATGAAAGTTTATCTACAATAGCACTAGATCTTGGAGGAAGAAGTCAATTATTTTGGAAAGTAAAATTTTTAAGAGAGAAAATAGGGAAAATTTCTACTGAAATGTTTTCACATTTTTTTAAATCTTTTTCTTTGTCTGCCAGATGTAATTTACATATTCATGCTATAGGAAAAAATGATCATCATAAAATAGAATCTATTTTTAAATGTTTTGGAAAAGCGATAAAAATGGCAATACAAAAAAACTCTTCTACTAAAATACCTAGTACTAAAGGTATAGTATAA